One segment of Opitutaceae bacterium DNA contains the following:
- a CDS encoding AraC family transcriptional regulator, producing the protein MSLQMYMPDENTRVFNFNGRKLVSILGRDSFPGERFLKLETKAIEYASRQPLTSALLPCRLGYYPNARGQKVSRPDGDWAFTLLYCLDGAGDLQLRDARYRLTRGMIALLRPFEFHSYEADATNPWSYYWIHFNGSMAQQYYDLLCASGRRCCLSLEPGVSFVQTFEKILGILHGGQAYKDLVQASCALHHLLGDIHGLVSHRNCEQETVETRVGRTIEVMRNNLGMQVSIQELAAVARMSHAYYAMQFRRQTGESPRSFINRLKVEKACEYLRTSNAKIETIAHLLGCDDPFYFCRLFKRRTGTTPSAYRQNSGKSPTLALPDRNDQRASAQNVSQSRHAR; encoded by the coding sequence ATGTCGCTTCAAATGTACATGCCGGACGAGAATACGCGTGTCTTCAACTTCAACGGGCGCAAGCTCGTCTCGATTCTTGGACGCGATTCGTTTCCCGGGGAGCGGTTCCTGAAGCTGGAAACCAAGGCGATCGAGTATGCGAGCCGCCAGCCCCTGACATCGGCGCTGCTGCCATGCCGGCTCGGCTACTATCCCAACGCGCGAGGGCAGAAGGTTTCCCGGCCGGATGGAGACTGGGCCTTCACGCTCCTGTACTGCCTCGATGGGGCGGGTGATTTGCAGCTCAGGGACGCAAGGTATCGCCTGACGCGCGGCATGATCGCCCTGCTGCGTCCGTTCGAGTTTCATTCCTACGAGGCGGACGCGACCAACCCGTGGTCGTACTATTGGATTCATTTCAACGGCAGCATGGCCCAGCAGTACTATGACCTGCTCTGCGCCAGCGGCAGGCGCTGCTGCCTGAGCCTCGAGCCCGGAGTCAGCTTCGTCCAGACATTCGAGAAGATTCTCGGCATCCTCCACGGCGGCCAGGCGTACAAGGACCTGGTGCAGGCTTCGTGCGCGCTGCATCACCTCCTCGGCGACATCCATGGCCTTGTCAGCCACAGGAACTGTGAACAGGAAACCGTTGAAACCCGGGTTGGAAGGACGATTGAGGTCATGCGCAACAATCTCGGGATGCAGGTCAGCATTCAGGAGCTGGCTGCGGTTGCCAGGATGTCGCATGCGTACTACGCGATGCAGTTCCGGCGTCAGACCGGCGAAAGCCCGCGCAGCTTCATCAACAGGCTGAAGGTTGAGAAAGCCTGCGAGTACCTTCGCACAAGCAACGCGAAGATCGAAACGATCGCCCATCTTCTCGGATGTGACGATCCCTTTTACTTCTGCCGCCTCTTCAAGCGGCGGACCGGAACAACTCCCTCGGCCTATCGCCAGAATTCCGGGAAGAGTCCGACACTGGCGCTTCCTGACAGAAACGATCAGCGGGCGTCCGCTCAGAACGTTTCCCAGTCCCGCCATGCGCGCTAG